The Bombus vancouverensis nearcticus chromosome 17, iyBomVanc1_principal, whole genome shotgun sequence genome has a window encoding:
- the LOC143303936 gene encoding uncharacterized protein LOC143303936, which yields MTKRTDTGQQKSRISGKPSQGYGLGSDPLRPMNLLPLSPKTMKQLQTPHQSTSTSNNPRWKKEAIFRPLLSTLRAKDAIRYIPTLNGDDDVGVEDFIKEVRSMKDRCMEQDLLLKAIKVEKIVGKAAQSIRNIPIECYSDLYDALRNNLAAQVTSDEYQEQLRELRQGREESVQSFNIRFRRILNRLLYAVTNEYPQPLTRKIMTDEITKKTVRVYLKGLRRDIGRILLSSEPLNLPEAEKKAADVERYLREERQPNWSCNRLPLVSNRPNNQHMQVRRSNVPSKSPNTPVAEKPATLNQVGNRSPAERAQMKCFKCGKLGHIANKCQNFLPPSQRDRPPARIRKD from the exons ATGACGAAGAGAACAGACACAGGACAGCAGAAATCGAGAATCTCGGGAAAACCGTCGCAGGGCTACGGACTGGGTTCGGATCCCCTGCGACCGATGAATTTGCTTCCATTATCACCGAAGACAATGAAA CAGCTCCAGACACCCCACCAGTCCACCTCGACATCGAACAACCCGAGGTGGAAGAAAGAGGCtattttccgcccgctcctctccactctacgagctaaggatgcaatacgctacatcccaacgctcaacggagatgatgatgtaggagttgaagacttcatcaaagaagtgagaagtatgaaggatcgctgtatggagcaagatctattgctaaaagcaataaaagtggaaaaaatcgtggggaaagcagcccaaagtattcgcaacattcctattgagtgttacagtgatctgtacgacgcactgagaaataacttagcagcacaagtgacttcggatgagtaccaagaacaattacgagagttgagacagggacgcgaggaatcagtgcaaagttttaatattcggTTTAGAAGAATACTCAACCGTTTGCTGTACGCAGTAACCAATGAGTACCCACAACCACTAACACGTAAAATTATGACCGATGAAATCACGAAGAAGACTGTTCGTGTGTACCTAAAGGGACTCAGACGCGACATAGGGCGAATACTATTAAGCAGTGAACCCTTGAATCTTCCGGAAGCTGAAAAAAAGGCAGCCGATGTAGAACGCTACTTGCGAGAAGAACGACAACCTAATTGGTCATGTAATCGCTTACCTTTGGTTAGTAATCGCCCCAACAACCAGCATATGCAGGTAAGACGATCTAATGTACCATCAAAATCGCCTAACACGCCAGTAGCTGAGAAACCTGCTACACTTAACCAAGTAGGAAATAGATCACCTGCTGAACGCGCGCAGATGAAGTGCTTCAAGTGCGGAAAGCTGGGACATATTGCCAACAAGTGTCAAAATTTTCTACCACCGAGCCAGCGCGATCGACCACCCGCAAGGATTCGCAAGGATTGA